In the Aptenodytes patagonicus chromosome 5, bAptPat1.pri.cur, whole genome shotgun sequence genome, AAACACAGGGTGGTTTTCGTCCAAGTGGTTCTTACAGCCACTGGGGTCTTCCTCTTCAGGCCACAGAGGAGTACGACAGCAACTCTGTGCATCTGTGGCTTGTTCCCACATGCATATGCATGCCAAAAGTTGCTCCCGGCTCACTTGCAGGACCCTCCAGGAGCTGCTTGGTGGCACCCGCCATCACTAGTGCACAGACCCACTGGatcacaggctgctctgctgccctctCATCTCTGCGCTGCTTCTCTCCACCTCGACCAGCAAGACCTTTGGCCTCCTCTTGTGCTTGTCACTTGTCACTGCTCCTCCAAGCACGGGTGCCAGCCTGCTGATAGGAAGCAGACATGTCTGCATGCACTGCCCACCACACTGTCCATCCTGGGTGCTTGCCAGACATGGGCAAACGTGGCTTTCCCACGGACATCAACAAGCCAGTCTTGACCGAAATGCCATGGCTTGACCCTGGTGCACTCCCGCAGTCCCCTGTGCCTGATGGCGTGGTTCGGCTGGGCCATGAGCCCAAGCACAGTGGGGGCGAAGTCCAGGGCTGTGCAGCCTCTTGTAGCCACCCAGGGAGAAGGGCAAATTCGAAGGCCACCTGCACAGAGGTTTCATAGCACGGCAGTGAGGTTGAGAGCTGGAAGAAGTCCCCTGTACCTGTCGCCTTTGGGCAGTCCTTGCAGAGCTTGCAAAAGAGTCAGAAGCCAGCTGAGAGCGGAGCAGGGAGGGTAGAGCTGCCAGTGCTGCCTCCTCGCCATCCCTGTGCCGATCCCCCTGCCTGGTAAGACATGCTTTCAATGCTTTTCGACAGGCAGGCGCGGAGCATGGGTTGGCAGCTTGgcacctctgccccaggcagACATCAGCCCTTGCCAACAGCGAGGGACAGAAAGAGCTTTATTACATTTACTGCAAACATACTATGAGTTTTAGAAGGTTAAAACCACTTCAGCTGCAGAGCTTGGCCCCTCCATAGCTAGGTGCCTTGCTCAGCTCCTTGGACACAGGAGAGCAaatttcccctgcagcccccaggggCTGTCTGGCTGCGAGTGCGCTGGGAGCCAGCAGCGTGCTCCTGAGCCGGCCGGTCTGTGCCTCGCACCACTGGGGAGAGCCTTTTCCTAATCAGCCCCACCACTCTGGCACCAGTGACACCCCAGCGGCACAGTGCTCCTCGCAGCGGGGTCCCGCTGGCCTCGGGACTCTGATAGGCCAGGAGCGAGCTGCAGCTACGGGGACACGGTGCCGACATGCCCAGCCCAGGGGCACGGGGGACATGGGCGATGACGTGCCGGGTGCCACCAGAGCAGCCGGAGCCACATGTGCCCCTGGGTACCAGCATAAACAGGGTTGGGCTGATCCTGATAATCCCAGAGATAAAAGTTCAGGGCAGTGTTTGTTTACCCGGCGTGCATGCCACGGGGACCGGCTGCGTCTCTGTCTCTCCTGCAACCCAGTGTCCCCACCATGTCCCTGTGTGGGCGTTCCTGGTGAGGAGCGTGGGATGGCTCCTTACCCTACTGTCTGAGGCTGCGGCAAGAGCCGCTGCCGGAAAAGCCGAGCAGGCGGCTGGGAGCTAGCTGGGTGCTGGCTTCCTCTCCCCGGCCCAGTGGGAGGAGTGACCGAGGAGGAGGCTCCACTCGCTGCCGCCGCACACCATAAAGCCAGGCTGCCATCCAGCATTACGAGTCAGGGCAACCCGGCAGAGACCCTCACGTGGCTCCCGCCTGCCACTGGCCTTCCCCAGGCTGCCACTCGCGTGGCCACAGGTCGGTTGAGGGCCTCCCTGCGGGCTGCCAGCACGCAGTGGGCGCTGGGGCAGCGCAACAGACATCTCCCCAGGGAATGGAGAGGGTAAAGGGCGGGCAGAGGGGTTGTCGCCCACCCGGGAGGGAGCCATCGGTACCCGAGGCAGGGCACAGCACTCCAGCGCACCTCCATCACCAGGACTTTGCGTGGGCAGGCAGATTTCAAGGCTCCCTGGCACTTGGTAGCATTTCTCCCCATGGCGTCTAGAGGCAACACCGCAGTGGTGCAAAACCCCAGCACTGGCCAGGTCCCTGCTGGGGAGGGAATTGCAGTTGCCTTGCAGCCCCAGACAAACTTTTGGGGGACTGCCTTTCAGCTTGGGACCTCTTTGGTGCACAGGGCCAAAATTTTGTATGGCTGCCCCCCTTGCTCCTCAGCCCCACTCTCCAGCACTGTCCCCAGGCAGAGACccggtggtggagggcagcatgGCGAAGACGGTGGCCATCATCGGAGGGGGCAGCAGCGGGCTGTGTGCCATCAAAGCCTGCCTGCAAGAGGGGCTGGAGCCCATCTGCTTCGAGAGGACTGCAGACATTGGAGGGCTCTGGAGGTTTGAGGTAAGCCTTGCGAGCCACACATCCTGCCGGGGGTCAGCACTGCGGCAGCCGGGGATCAGCAGCGGTGGCCAGCAGGATGGCACGCAGCCGGCCACGGCGGGGTCCTGGGGGGGAGGCTGAGGGCGGGGGCTCCACATGGAGGGCCACAACATCAGCCCCAGCCATCCCTCCCCTTCGCTGCCCCTGTGCCAGCACCGAGCCGTGCCCTGCTCCCGCAGGAGTACCCCGAGGAGGGCCGCGCCAGCATCTACCGCTCCGTCATCATCAACACCTCCAAGGAGATGATGTGCTTCAGCGATTTCCCCATCCCCGAGGACTTTCCCAACTACATGCACAACTCCAAGATCATGGAGTACTTCCGCATGTACGCCCGGCACTTCGACCTGCTCCGCCATGTCCGTTTCAGGGTGAGAGCTGGGGGAGCCCGCGGGGGGGTGGTGGCGACGGGTCCGGGGGGCGTAGGGTGCCTGACACCTGCTCCCCCCGCACCCAGACCAGCGTGTGCCGCGTGGCCAAGCGCCCTGACTTCGCCACCACAGGCCAGTGGGAGGTGGTGACGGAGAGCGAGGGGAAGCAGGAGGCGGCCATCTTTGACGCCGTGCTGGTGTGCACCGGGCACCACACCGAGGCACACCTCCCACTGAGCACCTTCCCAGGTACCACCCCGTGCCCCGGTGCAAGGAGAGACCCCAGAAAGCTCAGCCACGGGAACCCCTGttctccctgctgctcttcctcccagCCTCAGCGTTTTCCTGTCTTGCTTTGGCTCGGGGAGCACTCCCACACTCCCCAGAAGGGGGATGGCGGGGCCAGGGAGGGTCCCCACTTCAGATTTTGGGGAAGTGACCCTCCAGCTTGGCACCAGGAAGCCAagcatccctcctccccgcccgcaGGCATTGAGAAGTTCAAGGGCCGCTACCTCCACAGCCGAGACTACAAGGATGCCCGAGATTTCACGGACAAGAGGGTCATTGTCATCGGGATTGGGAATTCAGGGTCGGACCTTGCCGTGGAGATCAGCCAAACGGCCAAGCAGgtcagcagctggagcagggtcccagcgggcagggcagccccccATGGGACACTGCCAGCTCCACAAGGCCACCAGGACCAAGATGCTGCCAGGCAGCAGTGGCAGCCGAGACTCGATCCCATATGGATACCCCGATTTCCATCCCcaagcccagggctggggctgcccctgcagctctTCCCTACCTCTccctgccagatgcccacccctggctccctctgccctccgGGTCTTCGCCCAGCACCCTGGCAGCGTGAAGAGGAGTGAACCCGGGGTGAGGACATgcccccccggggcagccccccaGGGCTGTCACAGCCTTCAGGAGGTGATGCTTCCTTCCTCACCCAGGTCTTCCTTAGCACCCGCCGGGGTGCATGGATCCTCAACCGTGTTGGAGATCAGGGCTACCCCATCGACATCATCTTCACCACCCGCATGAAGATGTTCCTGAAGAAGCTGCTGAGCCCGTCCATGGTGAGCGACtttgcagagaagcagctgaacGCGAGGTTCAACCACTCACACTATGGCCTGAAGCCAAAGCACAGGTGCTAGCAAAAGCTCCCCCTGCTCAGGAGGGACCCCCCAGCTCCCTCCGTGTCCAGCCCTGCTTGGCCATTTCCATGCTCCCTGtgcccaggctggggctgaggcaCCAGCCCTGGAAACCCAGTTAATAGCTGTGGTGTGCCCAGGCAATGCTCGAGGGAGCCACCACTGCCCCTTCTGGGGACCCTCGGTGGCACCAGTGCAGTAGCAGCtgctgagcatccctgggggACCAGCCCCACTGGTGATGAGCATCCTCGGGGCTGAGCATCCCTGGGCATAAGCATCTTCAGAGCAGGGAGCAGTGGCCGGAGCAGGACACGGAGCAGAGACACCCCAACCCAGTATCCTGATGGCTCCTTCTGCCTTCCAGGATCCTTGACCAGCACCCGACCATCAACGACGACCTGCCCAACCGCATCATTTCGGGCAGGGTGCTGGTGAAGCCGAATGTCCAGCAATTCACAGAGGCATCTGCCATCTTCAGTGACGGCACCAGGGAAGACATCGATGCCGTGGTCTTTGCCACAGGATAcagcttctccttccccttccttgaGGGCTGCGTGAAGGTGGTGGAGAACCAGATCCCCCTCTACAAATTCATGTTCCCCCCCAACCTGGAGAAGCCGACGCTGGCTTTCATCGGCCTCATCCAGCCCCTGGGCGCCATCATGCCCATCTCTGAGCTCCAGTGTCGCTGGGCCACCCGCGTCTTCAAGGGTAAGTGAGGCAAACCCCCCCTGTGGCTGCAGCCCAAGCCTGCACCCCCAGAGCCTGGGCAGATGGTGCCCAGCTGTGtttgggaggcagcagctggctgtgCCATCCTGGTCACGGACGATGGCATGGCCGCCTTGCAGCCATCATGGTGAGCCAGGCTTTTGCCTGAGCAGCGCAGGGACATCTGTACCCTGGGCCTCATGGGCTGCTCCTTCCCATCCTGAGGAGTTTGGACATGCCTCGGGTGCCAGACTGCCTGCCACAGTGGTGCCGGCAGGGGCACAGCACCCAGGCAAGAGCAGCACCGCAGCGGCCACTGTTGCCAGCGTGGTGCAGCACCCCCATGCTGTGGCTCATCCTCCCTAGGGCTGAACAAGCTGCCCCCACAGCAGGACATGGAGGCTGACATCGAGCAGAAGAGAGAAGCGATGGCAAAGCGGTAAGACACCCCCCAGGAACAGGGAAGGGGACGGTTTGGGCATGGCTGCTTGTGGGCAGCCATCCTGTCCCATGGCTGCGTCCCCAGCACATTTGGACGTGCCAACAGATGGCAGGGATGTGCTTGGCTGCACTACCCCCACCCCACTGATCCTTCTTGATGGCAGTCCATCCAATACCGCCTTACGGGTGCGCGGGGCATCTGCCGGCGCTGCCGCCAGCACCCACCTGTCCTCCCTGCCCGCAGGTACGTGAAGAGCCAGCGGCACACCATCCAGGTGGATTACATCCCCTACATGGACGA is a window encoding:
- the LOC143161138 gene encoding flavin-containing monooxygenase 5-like isoform X1; this encodes MAAPLAPQPHSPALSPGRDPVVEGSMAKTVAIIGGGSSGLCAIKACLQEGLEPICFERTADIGGLWRFEEYPEEGRASIYRSVIINTSKEMMCFSDFPIPEDFPNYMHNSKIMEYFRMYARHFDLLRHVRFRTSVCRVAKRPDFATTGQWEVVTESEGKQEAAIFDAVLVCTGHHTEAHLPLSTFPGIEKFKGRYLHSRDYKDARDFTDKRVIVIGIGNSGSDLAVEISQTAKQVFLSTRRGAWILNRVGDQGYPIDIIFTTRMKMFLKKLLSPSMVSDFAEKQLNARFNHSHYGLKPKHRILDQHPTINDDLPNRIISGRVLVKPNVQQFTEASAIFSDGTREDIDAVVFATGYSFSFPFLEGCVKVVENQIPLYKFMFPPNLEKPTLAFIGLIQPLGAIMPISELQCRWATRVFKGLNKLPPQQDMEADIEQKREAMAKRYVKSQRHTIQVDYIPYMDELACQVGVKPNLLALFLTDPKLALEVAFGPCTPYQYRLRGPGEWAGAREAILTQRQRIIKPLQTRHVEEHPLAPTVPLIFKLVGAVAVLAVIFAYL
- the LOC143161138 gene encoding flavin-containing monooxygenase 5-like isoform X2, whose product is MAKTVAIIGGGSSGLCAIKACLQEGLEPICFERTADIGGLWRFEEYPEEGRASIYRSVIINTSKEMMCFSDFPIPEDFPNYMHNSKIMEYFRMYARHFDLLRHVRFRTSVCRVAKRPDFATTGQWEVVTESEGKQEAAIFDAVLVCTGHHTEAHLPLSTFPGIEKFKGRYLHSRDYKDARDFTDKRVIVIGIGNSGSDLAVEISQTAKQVFLSTRRGAWILNRVGDQGYPIDIIFTTRMKMFLKKLLSPSMVSDFAEKQLNARFNHSHYGLKPKHRILDQHPTINDDLPNRIISGRVLVKPNVQQFTEASAIFSDGTREDIDAVVFATGYSFSFPFLEGCVKVVENQIPLYKFMFPPNLEKPTLAFIGLIQPLGAIMPISELQCRWATRVFKGLNKLPPQQDMEADIEQKREAMAKRYVKSQRHTIQVDYIPYMDELACQVGVKPNLLALFLTDPKLALEVAFGPCTPYQYRLRGPGEWAGAREAILTQRQRIIKPLQTRHVEEHPLAPTVPLIFKLVGAVAVLAVIFAYL
- the LOC143161138 gene encoding flavin-containing monooxygenase 5-like isoform X3, with the protein product MAAPLAPQPHSPALSPGRDPVVEGSMAKTVAIIGGGSSGLCAIKACLQEGLEPICFERTADIGGLWRFEEYPEEGRASIYRSVIINTSKEMMCFSDFPIPEDFPNYMHNSKIMEYFRMYARHFDLLRHVRFRVFLSTRRGAWILNRVGDQGYPIDIIFTTRMKMFLKKLLSPSMVSDFAEKQLNARFNHSHYGLKPKHRILDQHPTINDDLPNRIISGRVLVKPNVQQFTEASAIFSDGTREDIDAVVFATGYSFSFPFLEGCVKVVENQIPLYKFMFPPNLEKPTLAFIGLIQPLGAIMPISELQCRWATRVFKGLNKLPPQQDMEADIEQKREAMAKRYVKSQRHTIQVDYIPYMDELACQVGVKPNLLALFLTDPKLALEVAFGPCTPYQYRLRGPGEWAGAREAILTQRQRIIKPLQTRHVEEHPLAPTVPLIFKLVGAVAVLAVIFAYL